Proteins encoded within one genomic window of Borrelia parkeri:
- a CDS encoding LysM peptidoglycan-binding domain-containing M23 family metallopeptidase has protein sequence MSKFALLLEFVFFFLQFDFAYSYPVIKNFSNKDPIFYDLKSKIAKYNKRVQIPLFIYSYKVKEGDTFFKIANKVNGWQTSISTINLLDSPFLKAGKEILIPSKKGIFIIDNKEHRFNSLLLATRDLTKAEKIKVRQNNKIYEFYFFDSLIQPELSYLSSTEMIFFLNSDFILPLKGFIISSDFGFRADPFTGIKNFHKGIDLAAPMNSLVFCSSYGVVVVVDYNDIYGNFVVVEHKNNIKSLYGHLSSYIVRKGDVLKTGDIIGRVGRTGRSTGPHLHFEILKKDAPVNPIKILK, from the coding sequence GTGAGTAAATTTGCTCTTTTATTAGAATTTGTCTTCTTCTTTTTGCAGTTTGATTTTGCCTATTCTTATCCTGTGATAAAGAATTTTTCAAATAAAGATCCTATTTTTTATGATCTTAAGTCAAAAATTGCTAAATATAATAAAAGAGTACAAATTCCTTTATTTATTTATTCATATAAAGTTAAAGAAGGTGATACTTTTTTTAAGATTGCAAATAAGGTAAATGGTTGGCAAACTAGCATTTCAACAATTAATTTATTAGATTCTCCTTTTTTAAAGGCAGGAAAAGAGATCTTAATTCCTAGTAAAAAAGGCATTTTTATTATTGATAATAAGGAACATAGATTTAATAGTTTACTTTTAGCAACAAGGGATTTAACAAAAGCAGAAAAGATAAAAGTTAGACAAAATAATAAGATTTATGAGTTTTATTTTTTTGATTCTTTGATACAACCAGAGTTAAGTTACCTCTCAAGCACAGAAATGATTTTCTTTTTAAATTCTGATTTTATTTTGCCTTTAAAGGGCTTTATTATTAGCTCTGATTTTGGATTTAGAGCAGATCCGTTTACTGGTATTAAAAATTTTCATAAAGGTATAGATCTTGCAGCTCCAATGAATTCTTTGGTTTTTTGCTCATCTTATGGTGTTGTAGTTGTAGTTGACTATAATGATATTTATGGCAATTTTGTTGTGGTTGAACATAAAAACAATATTAAATCCCTTTATGGCCATCTTAGTTCTTATATTGTAAGGAAAGGAGATGTTTTAAAAACAGGGGATATTATTGGTAGGGTAGGTCGAACTGGTCGTTCAACAGGTCCCCATTTGCATTTTGAAATATTGAAAAAAGATGCACCTGTTAATCCTATTAAGATTTTGAAGTAG
- a CDS encoding sigma-54-dependent transcriptional regulator → MSKLLVADDEKNIREGIATYLEEEGYFVFTASDGKEALETIKNEKIDAIISDLRMPQISGEELLRIVKDKTPNIPFIILTAHGTVDSAVDAMREGAYDFLTKPVDLERLLLIIKRALNGKNDKRHENISQDNVIIRKDLNYYERIFGKSLIMQKTLELVKKIAKSKASVLITGESGVGKEVIADAIFDLSNRNDKPFIKVNCAALSESTLESELFGHEKGAFTGAISQKKGRFELADKGTIFLDEIVETSPEVQVKLLRVLQNRTFERVGGETTMQVDIRLLTATNKNIEEEIKKGRFREDLFYRLNIININIPPLRERKDDIPKLTKILIKGVASENNREEKNLSNDALKALYAYDWPGNIRELKNVLESALILSKGKQIVKDDLPPKIRNNTNQIVKITLPIGISLKEAEKEIIKQTLLHSKNNKSKCAKILKIGRKTLHNKITEYDISSIKHN, encoded by the coding sequence ATGAGTAAACTACTGGTAGCAGATGATGAAAAAAATATACGAGAAGGAATAGCAACTTATCTTGAAGAGGAAGGTTATTTTGTATTTACTGCTAGTGATGGAAAGGAAGCACTTGAAACAATTAAAAATGAAAAGATTGATGCTATAATATCTGACCTTAGAATGCCCCAAATATCAGGAGAAGAACTACTCAGAATCGTAAAAGATAAAACCCCAAATATTCCCTTCATTATCCTTACAGCTCATGGAACTGTCGATTCAGCAGTAGATGCTATGCGAGAAGGTGCTTATGATTTTTTAACCAAACCTGTTGATCTTGAAAGACTGTTACTCATAATAAAGCGAGCCTTAAATGGTAAAAATGACAAAAGACATGAAAACATATCCCAAGATAATGTCATAATTCGAAAAGATTTAAATTATTATGAACGTATATTTGGAAAATCACTTATAATGCAAAAAACTTTAGAACTTGTAAAAAAAATCGCAAAATCAAAAGCATCTGTCTTAATAACTGGAGAGAGCGGAGTTGGAAAAGAAGTAATAGCAGATGCCATATTTGACTTATCAAATAGAAATGATAAACCCTTCATTAAAGTCAATTGCGCTGCACTCTCTGAGAGCACACTTGAGAGTGAACTCTTTGGACATGAAAAAGGAGCATTCACAGGTGCAATATCTCAAAAAAAAGGAAGATTCGAATTAGCAGATAAAGGAACGATATTTTTAGACGAAATAGTAGAAACATCACCTGAGGTTCAAGTCAAACTACTAAGAGTGCTTCAAAATAGAACATTCGAACGAGTAGGTGGAGAAACTACTATGCAAGTTGATATTAGATTATTAACAGCAACAAATAAAAATATTGAAGAAGAAATTAAAAAAGGAAGGTTTAGAGAAGACTTATTTTATAGGCTTAACATAATAAATATCAATATTCCTCCCTTAAGAGAGAGAAAAGACGACATACCAAAGCTAACAAAAATACTAATTAAAGGTGTTGCAAGTGAAAATAATAGAGAAGAGAAAAATCTCTCCAATGATGCACTAAAAGCCCTTTATGCATATGATTGGCCAGGAAATATTAGAGAGCTCAAAAATGTACTAGAGAGCGCCTTAATATTATCTAAGGGAAAGCAAATTGTAAAAGATGATTTACCTCCCAAAATTAGAAATAACACAAACCAAATAGTTAAAATTACCCTACCAATAGGTATAAGCTTAAAAGAAGCAGAAAAAGAAATCATTAAGCAAACACTTTTACATTCTAAGAACAATAAAAGCAAATGTGCCAAAATACTTAAAATAGGAAGAAAAACCTTGCACAATAAAATAACAGAGTATGATATATCTTCAATAAAGCACAATTAA
- a CDS encoding two-component system sensor histidine kinase NtrB — protein MSKFLKKTLTKLNKLSSDQKLKFIQDIYKKIEIYDGIFASINEGILVLDKLNNIIYLNKMLFQILVISPKYKLETLKDIQIPTLTNLIEELVTNEDKIIGFEVQISTNIYIKISFMPYVRDQKLEGNIILIEDIKDKKHKEELFRRAEALAAFTRHARNIAHEIKNPLGAIDINLQLLKKEIDRQSIKSTKANNYFKIIKEEINRMDKTVTDFLLTVRPIKIVPEKRNITDVIKSVYNLLNPKLNNKDIKFLLNLKKVSPALIDEKLIRQVIINIVKNAEEALLESNKKTKKIEISIHENTEKIYISIKDNGNGIKNETKDDIFKPQFSTKESGSGIGLTISYKIIKEHGGEIFVESKEMKGTSFTITLPKLNTGKILIEGCLENE, from the coding sequence ATGAGCAAATTTTTAAAAAAAACCTTGACCAAATTAAATAAATTATCAAGTGATCAAAAACTTAAATTTATTCAAGATATCTATAAAAAAATAGAAATATACGATGGTATTTTTGCATCCATTAATGAAGGGATCCTAGTTCTTGATAAACTTAATAACATAATTTACCTAAACAAAATGCTATTTCAAATTTTAGTTATAAGTCCTAAATACAAACTAGAAACCCTTAAAGATATTCAAATTCCAACTCTAACAAACTTAATAGAAGAACTAGTAACAAACGAAGATAAAATAATAGGATTTGAGGTACAAATTTCAACAAACATATACATTAAAATATCATTTATGCCATACGTCAGAGATCAAAAACTTGAAGGAAATATTATTTTAATTGAAGATATTAAAGATAAAAAACATAAAGAAGAACTTTTTAGAAGAGCTGAGGCTTTAGCTGCTTTTACAAGACATGCAAGAAATATTGCTCATGAGATTAAAAATCCGCTAGGAGCAATTGATATAAACTTACAACTACTCAAAAAAGAAATAGATAGACAAAGTATCAAAAGCACAAAAGCAAATAATTACTTCAAAATAATAAAAGAAGAAATAAATAGAATGGATAAAACTGTAACAGATTTTTTATTAACAGTAAGACCAATAAAAATAGTACCAGAAAAAAGAAATATTACTGATGTTATAAAAAGTGTCTATAACCTATTAAATCCAAAATTAAACAATAAAGATATTAAATTCCTACTCAATCTAAAAAAAGTAAGTCCTGCATTAATTGACGAAAAACTCATCCGGCAAGTAATAATCAACATAGTAAAAAATGCAGAAGAAGCACTACTTGAATCAAATAAAAAGACAAAAAAAATAGAAATTTCTATTCACGAAAACACAGAAAAAATATACATTAGTATTAAAGATAATGGAAATGGAATAAAAAATGAAACAAAAGATGATATATTCAAGCCTCAATTTAGCACAAAAGAAAGTGGAAGTGGCATAGGACTAACTATTTCTTATAAAATAATTAAAGAACATGGAGGTGAAATTTTTGTGGAAAGTAAAGAGATGAAGGGAACATCTTTTACAATTACACTTCCAAAATTAAATACGGGCAAAATTCTAATTGAAGGATGTTTAGAGAATGAGTAA